The window AAATGAATTCTATTGCTTTAACAGGGTATTATGGCTCTGGAGCAAAAAAAGCGGCTGTAGAAATGGTAGAAAATAATATTGTCGATTTTATTGGTAGCGATATGCATCATTTAAAACATGCTGCGGCTTTAAGAGAAAGCTTAACAACACCTTTAATGCAGCAGCTATTATCCCAAAATCAGCTTAATAATCTTCTGCTTTAACTCCTTCATTTCTAAAGAGGAACCTCGATTTCCACCATTTTTAGAATACCTTAAAATTCAATCATCTTGCTTAAAACTAGGATAGGACTGTAATGAACCTAAGCGAAAACAGGAGCTTTTGGTTTAGCCATTTCAACCTTATTTTTTGGTCTCAGGTTATTTACATCTTGTTTCTTGCTCACTCTTTATTGAGCTGGGAGCTTATTCATATCTCAATGCTTCAACAGGGTCTAATTTAGATGCCTTTTTAGCAGGATAATATCCAGAACCTATTCCAACAAGCACACATAATACAAATCCTCCAATTATAAAGAGCCATGGAATAATAAATGTTCCGCCCATTGCTAATGATATTACGTTACCAAGCACAATTCCTAAAAATATTCCCAGCGCTCCGCCCATCAAACAAATTAGTACCGCTTCGATTAAAAATTGCCGGCGTATAACTTTCGGATTAGCGCCAATTGCTTTGCGAATACCAATTTCTCGGGTACGTTCGGTTACCGATACCAGCATAATATTCATCAAGCCGATTGATGCGCCAATTAGGGTGATAATTCCAATGGCAACACCTCCAATAACAACAAATGCTAAGTTTTCGAATAAAGTTTGAGCAATTGCATCACTCTTGGTGATCTCAAAATTATTAGTTTCGCCAATTTTTACTTTTCTAATATTTCTAAATAGTGCTGTAGATTCTCCAATAATATTTTCCTGAACGTTATTATCAGGAACCATTACTGTTATAGTGTAAGATGGATTAGCATTAGCATTGATTTGTTTGGCTTTAATTAGCGGAACATAGACTGCTCTATCGCCACTAAAACCCATACTTGATCCCTTTTTTTCTAGTATGCCAATAATTTTAAAACGGTTATTTCCAACATTAATCAGTTTTTCTAAAGGATCTGTATTTTTAAAAAGCTTCTCTACAACCTCACCACCTACAATACATACGTTACTGCCTAATTTAACTTCTGATACACTGAAATTTCTTCCAGAAGATAAGTTCAAGCCCTGAGAGACCAATCCATTTTCATCAATTCCTTGAACATTAATGTTTGGATTGGTTTTTAAACTGCCATATTTTACAGTAGATCCTCCACTGGCAAAAACACTTACTGCAACAGTTGCAGGGGTATTTAAGCTATCCTTAAACCTAACCGCATCCTCATAACGGATGGCTTTAAATGGTTTTGGGCGTTTGCCAGATCCAATTCTGATTCCAGTACCACGATTTCTAATGGTAAAAGAATTTGCGCCCATGCTGCTAAAAGCATCCGTCATGCTTTTTTTTACTGCATCAAGTGTAGTTAAAATACCAACTAGCGCCATTAATCCGATGGCAATAATTAAAGCCGTTAACATGGTGCGTAAACGATTGCCTTTTATGGATTCTAATGCCAGCCTGATATTCTCTCTATAATTCATTTAATGTAAGTATCGTGTATTGGGTAGAAATAAAATTCACCTGAAAATTCTAACCTAAAAAATTTCTCTTACACCTTGGCGTAAAATAAAAAAGTCCTGATGTTTAGACATCAGGACGTTACTATATGTTACAATAATATTTTATTTATGCAGAGAAACTCGTTCCACAGCCACAGGTACTAGTAGCATTCGGATTTACAAAAGTAAAACCACGAGAATTTAAACCGTCTTGCCAATCGATCATCATGCCCATTAAGTACATTTGATGCGCTTTATTCATAAAAACCTTGATGCCATCAATAAAATATTCCTGATCTCCATCTTTTCTTTGATCGAAACCTAAAATATAATTCATACCAGCACAACCACCGCCTTCAACGCCTACACGTAAACCGTAATCTTCACTAATCTCCTGCTGATCCTTTAATTTATATAACTCTTTGGCTGCTCCTTCTGAAAAAGTAACCGGTGCAAATGCTGTATCAACTGTTGTGCTCATGTTATTTA is drawn from Pedobacter mucosus and contains these coding sequences:
- a CDS encoding HesB/IscA family protein, with the translated sequence MSTTVDTAFAPVTFSEGAAKELYKLKDQQEISEDYGLRVGVEGGGCAGMNYILGFDQRKDGDQEYFIDGIKVFMNKAHQMYLMGMMIDWQDGLNSRGFTFVNPNATSTCGCGTSFSA
- a CDS encoding ABC transporter permease produces the protein MNYRENIRLALESIKGNRLRTMLTALIIAIGLMALVGILTTLDAVKKSMTDAFSSMGANSFTIRNRGTGIRIGSGKRPKPFKAIRYEDAVRFKDSLNTPATVAVSVFASGGSTVKYGSLKTNPNINVQGIDENGLVSQGLNLSSGRNFSVSEVKLGSNVCIVGGEVVEKLFKNTDPLEKLINVGNNRFKIIGILEKKGSSMGFSGDRAVYVPLIKAKQINANANPSYTITVMVPDNNVQENIIGESTALFRNIRKVKIGETNNFEITKSDAIAQTLFENLAFVVIGGVAIGIITLIGASIGLMNIMLVSVTERTREIGIRKAIGANPKVIRRQFLIEAVLICLMGGALGIFLGIVLGNVISLAMGGTFIIPWLFIIGGFVLCVLVGIGSGYYPAKKASKLDPVEALRYE